From the genome of Pelosinus fermentans DSM 17108:
ATAACTAGTAATTCTCCTTTTATGTCCAATAATGATAAGTTCATTTTACCACTATTATCAGAAAAAATTCGTAAATTTACAATTTTTTCTGCCAAATACGATACATCTTCTTCTGTATCTTCCAGCCCAACCCCTAATAATACTGTCAATCCTTGACCAATGGCAGCTATAACTTCATTATCAACAGATACTCTTGATTGTAATGTACGCTGAACAACTGCTCTCATCCTACACCACCTAAATTAGGCATAGCCCGATGTACACTATATACATCTTTTACACGGCGCATTTTAGTCATAATATGCTCTAATTGATTTAAATTACTAATATTTAAGGTTAATGTAATAGAGCCAATATTACTTTTTAGTACTTTAGCATTTACAGAACTGACTTTAATTTTGCTCTCAGAAGTAACCAAAAGGATATCAGATAATAATTCAGAACGATCTACACCTGTAACCTCAATAATCACTTTATATAAATTACCAGCAGTTAAATCCCAACTCACTTCAATCATACGTTCATATTCCTCTGGCTGAACTAAAATATTAGTACAATCCGCACGATGTACTGATACTCCACGTCCCCTTGTAATATAACCGATAATGGGATCTCCTGGCAATGGGTTACAACATTTGGCTAACCGCACCATTAAACCAGATTCACCTTCTACTAAAATACCATGTCCTGATTTATTAGTATTATTATGCGGTTTAAGTTTAGCTAATAATTTTGAAACATCAGAGGCCTCTTTAGTACTCCCTACTTCTTTTTTATAGGCTTCAATTAACTTAGTCATTATGCCATGAGTTGTTACACCACCATAACCTAATGCCGCCATTAAATCCTCTTCTGTCTGTATGTTAAATTTCTTCCCAACTTCAGCTAATCTTTCCCCTTTGGCTAGCTCACGCCAATCATATCCTATTTTTTTGCTCTCTTTTTCGAGCATTTCCCGGCCTTTAATAATATTTTCTTCCCGTTTTTCCTTCTTGAACCACTGACGGATTTTATTTTTAGTATCGGAAGAGCCTACTATGTTGAGCCAATCCCAACTAGGCCCATTCCCCGTTTTACTTGTAACAATTTCCACAATGTCTCCATTAGTTAATTTGGTTTCAAGTGGAATCATTTTACCATTAATACGGGCACCAACACAACGATTTCCTACACCCGTATGAATACGATAAGCAAAATCAATAGGCGTGGATCCCGCCGGCAAATCAATTACATCTCCTTTAGGGGTAAAGACAAATACTTCATCCGAGAAAATATCCATTTTAACAGTTTCCATAAACTCATGGGGATCTCGCAAATCTTGCTGCCACTCAGAGAGCTGCCGAAGCCATGTCAATTTCTCATCAAAATCTTTATTAGCCCCTTTAGACCCTTCCTTATAGCGCCAATGAGCCGCAATACCATATTCAGATGTGCGGTGCATATCCATTGTACGAATTTGAATTTCTAAAGGCTGTCCTTCAGTACTGATTACTGTTGTATGTAATGATTGATACATATTACTCTTTGGCATGGCAATATAGTCTTTAAACCGCAAGGGCAGCGGTTTCCACAACGTATGCACAACACCTAAGGCTCCATAACAATCCTTGACCGTATCTACTAATATTCGGACAGCAGACAGATCGTAAATCTCACTAAGATCTTTATTCCCCTTAAGCATTTTTTTATAAATGCTGTAAAAATGCTTGGGTCGACCCTGTATATCAGCTTTAATCTCAACATCGTCTAAACGTGCTGATAAAATTTTGATGGCCTCATTAATCAATTGTTCCCGTTCACGGCGTTTTTGTTTTACCTTTTCAACTAATTCGTAATACTTTTCAGGCTCTAAATAGCGAAATGCGAGGTCTTCTAATTCCCATTTTACACTAGATATCCCTAACCGATGAGCAAGAGGAGCAAAAATTTCGTGAGTCTCTTGAGAAATCCTGCGCTGCTTATGTTCCGGCATATGCTTAAGAGTACGCATGTTATGTAAGCGGTCAGCCAATTTTATCAATACTACGCGAATATCTTTCGCCATAGCCAAAAACATTTT
Proteins encoded in this window:
- the dtd gene encoding D-aminoacyl-tRNA deacylase, which encodes MRAVVQRTLQSRVSVDNEVIAAIGQGLTVLLGVGLEDTEEDVSYLAEKIVNLRIFSDNSGKMNLSLLDIKGELLVISQFTLFGDCRKGRRPSFDEAAPPKSALKLYEAFIDRCKQFGIVVATGKFQAEMTVTLDNHGPVTILLDSKRIF
- a CDS encoding RelA/SpoT family protein, with the protein product MDCDGQNTIKEIIKKIQSYQIDAPIAIVQQAYELAVDAHKGQTRASGEEYICHPLGVAKILSELQIDALTISASLLHDVVEDTAFSLEELEKLFGKEVAMLVDGVTKLSRIEYKSKEEQQLENFRKMFLAMAKDIRVVLIKLADRLHNMRTLKHMPEHKQRRISQETHEIFAPLAHRLGISSVKWELEDLAFRYLEPEKYYELVEKVKQKRREREQLINEAIKILSARLDDVEIKADIQGRPKHFYSIYKKMLKGNKDLSEIYDLSAVRILVDTVKDCYGALGVVHTLWKPLPLRFKDYIAMPKSNMYQSLHTTVISTEGQPLEIQIRTMDMHRTSEYGIAAHWRYKEGSKGANKDFDEKLTWLRQLSEWQQDLRDPHEFMETVKMDIFSDEVFVFTPKGDVIDLPAGSTPIDFAYRIHTGVGNRCVGARINGKMIPLETKLTNGDIVEIVTSKTGNGPSWDWLNIVGSSDTKNKIRQWFKKEKREENIIKGREMLEKESKKIGYDWRELAKGERLAEVGKKFNIQTEEDLMAALGYGGVTTHGIMTKLIEAYKKEVGSTKEASDVSKLLAKLKPHNNTNKSGHGILVEGESGLMVRLAKCCNPLPGDPIIGYITRGRGVSVHRADCTNILVQPEEYERMIEVSWDLTAGNLYKVIIEVTGVDRSELLSDILLVTSESKIKVSSVNAKVLKSNIGSITLTLNISNLNQLEHIMTKMRRVKDVYSVHRAMPNLGGVG